In a genomic window of Chloroflexota bacterium:
- a CDS encoding ABC transporter permease, whose amino-acid sequence MINPASETSAAIAKPRGYWQDVWRRFRQNRRAVVSALIIAGLFFTGIFTEALAPYCHTKQDLGAVEKAPSLAHPLGTDELGRDLLSRIIWGARTAVIVSVSVVSLNVMIGLFFGSLAGYFGGIVDTVVSRFSDFLMAFPDFLFVLFIAATLRPSIVAGIKVLGSEMGLKRALNCGADYVAFGDFFVVIGALAFVGWPGFARLVRSLFLQMREREFVDAARSIGAPDWRIIARHILPNALPAIVVSISLGMGGAIMAETGLSFLGVGLQPPNASWGLLINDNYAFWRTRPWMILVPGMVLTVIVLAYNFLGEGLNEAFNPKT is encoded by the coding sequence ATGATAAACCCTGCATCCGAGACGAGCGCGGCCATTGCCAAGCCGCGCGGATACTGGCAAGATGTGTGGCGTCGCTTTCGCCAGAACCGTCGCGCCGTCGTCAGTGCGCTGATCATCGCCGGGCTATTCTTTACCGGCATTTTTACCGAGGCGCTGGCGCCGTACTGCCACACGAAGCAGGATTTGGGCGCCGTAGAGAAGGCTCCCAGTCTGGCCCATCCGTTGGGCACTGACGAGCTTGGACGTGACCTGTTAAGCCGCATCATCTGGGGCGCGCGCACGGCGGTGATCGTGTCGGTTTCGGTGGTCTCACTCAACGTAATGATCGGGTTGTTCTTTGGGTCGCTGGCCGGTTATTTCGGCGGGATTGTGGATACGGTCGTCAGTCGCTTTTCCGATTTTTTGATGGCGTTCCCGGATTTCCTGTTCGTGCTGTTCATCGCCGCGACGCTCCGCCCGTCGATCGTCGCTGGAATCAAGGTGCTCGGTTCCGAGATGGGGCTTAAGCGTGCGCTCAATTGTGGCGCCGACTATGTCGCCTTCGGCGACTTCTTTGTTGTCATCGGCGCGCTGGCGTTTGTTGGCTGGCCGGGCTTTGCGCGGCTCGTGCGCAGCCTGTTCCTGCAAATGCGCGAGCGCGAGTTCGTGGACGCGGCACGTTCGATCGGCGCGCCGGATTGGCGTATCATTGCGCGCCACATCCTGCCGAATGCACTGCCGGCTATTGTCGTGTCAATCTCGCTCGGCATGGGCGGCGCCATCATGGCCGAGACCGGCCTTTCCTTCCTGGGTGTCGGCCTACAGCCACCCAACGCCAGTTGGGGGCTGTTGATCAACGACAATTACGCCTTCTGGCGCACGCGCCCCTGGATGATTCTTGTGCCGGGGATGGTGCTGACCGTCATCGTGCTGGCGTACAACTTCCTGGGCGAGGGGCTGAACGAGGCGTTCAACCCGAAGACTTAG
- a CDS encoding ABC transporter ATP-binding protein, translating to MGVLLEVKNLTTKFYTQDGVVNAVNGVSFHVDEGETLGIVGESGCGKSISVLSIMRLIPMPPGKITDGEVVFQGRDLLKISDDEMRQIRGNKIAMIFQDPMTSLNPVLTINQQVSEALELHLNLDKDKSRRRSIELLEMVGIPAAGERIDDYPHQFSGGMRQRVMIAMGLSCNPQLLIADEPTTALDVTIQAQIIDLVKKLKKEIGMSIIWITHDLGVVAGIADRVQVMYAGFIVETAAVKDIYANPSHPYTLGLLNSIPRLDKGRKAKLTPIEGLPPDLIAFPKGCPFRARCVFAIERCATENPPLEAVSPRHYVACWVDVKTGRPRHGE from the coding sequence ATGGGTGTCCTGTTAGAGGTCAAAAACCTCACGACAAAGTTCTACACGCAAGATGGCGTAGTCAACGCGGTGAACGGCGTTTCGTTCCACGTGGACGAAGGCGAAACGCTCGGCATCGTGGGCGAATCCGGCTGCGGCAAGAGTATCAGCGTCTTGTCGATCATGCGCCTGATCCCGATGCCGCCGGGCAAGATCACCGACGGCGAAGTCGTGTTTCAGGGCCGCGATCTGCTGAAGATCAGCGACGACGAGATGCGACAGATTCGCGGCAACAAGATCGCCATGATCTTTCAGGACCCGATGACCTCGCTCAATCCGGTGCTCACGATCAACCAGCAGGTGAGCGAGGCGCTGGAACTGCACCTGAACCTGGATAAGGACAAGTCGCGCCGCCGCTCCATCGAGTTGCTGGAGATGGTCGGTATCCCGGCGGCCGGCGAGCGCATCGACGACTACCCGCACCAGTTTTCGGGCGGCATGCGCCAGCGCGTGATGATCGCCATGGGCCTGTCCTGCAACCCGCAGTTGCTGATCGCCGACGAGCCGACCACCGCGCTCGACGTGACGATCCAGGCGCAGATCATCGATCTCGTCAAGAAGCTGAAAAAAGAGATCGGGATGTCGATCATCTGGATCACGCACGACCTCGGCGTGGTGGCCGGCATCGCCGACCGCGTGCAGGTCATGTACGCCGGCTTCATCGTCGAGACGGCCGCGGTCAAAGACATCTACGCCAACCCCAGCCATCCCTACACGCTGGGCCTGCTGAACTCGATCCCGCGCCTGGACAAGGGCCGCAAGGCCAAGTTGACGCCGATCGAGGGCCTGCCGCCGGACTTGATCGCCTTCCCCAAGGGCTGCCCGTTCCGCGCGCGGTGCGTGTTTGCGATCGAGCGTTGCGCTACTGAGAACCCACCGCTTGAGGCGGTGTCGCCGCGCCATTACGTGGCGTGCTGGGTTGATGTCAAGACTGGGAGGCCGCGTCATGGCGAATAG
- a CDS encoding ATP-binding cassette domain-containing protein — translation MANSTPISGNGQLGGTLLEVKNLKVYFPITQGIIIQRKVGDIKAVDGLDFSIRKGETLGLVGESGCGKSTTGRAILQLYRPTAGEVIFDGQDLTALKAEPLRRMRRRMQMIFQDPYASLNPRMTVGGIIGEPLEVHNIAKGKELKERVQELLKVVGLNPYFVNRYPHEFSGGQRQRIGVARALAVNPDFIVCDEPISALDVSIQAQILNLLEELQETFHLTYLFISHDLSAVRHIADRVAVMYLGHLVELTGRDELYENPLHPYSQALLSAVPIPDPAIEEKRSRTILTGDVPSPARPPAGCTFHTRCPVAIQGVCDKYAPYWREAGNGHYVACFRVHEYEGDQAAKN, via the coding sequence ATGGCGAATAGCACACCGATCTCCGGCAACGGCCAATTGGGCGGGACGTTGCTGGAAGTCAAGAACTTGAAGGTCTACTTCCCGATCACGCAGGGGATCATCATCCAGCGCAAGGTCGGCGACATCAAAGCGGTGGACGGCCTCGACTTCTCGATCCGCAAGGGCGAGACGCTGGGCCTGGTGGGCGAGTCCGGCTGCGGCAAGTCCACGACCGGCCGCGCGATCCTCCAGTTGTACCGCCCGACCGCGGGCGAGGTCATCTTCGACGGGCAGGACCTGACGGCGTTGAAGGCCGAGCCGTTGCGCCGTATGCGCCGCCGCATGCAGATGATCTTCCAGGACCCGTACGCCTCGCTCAACCCGCGCATGACGGTTGGCGGCATCATCGGCGAGCCGCTCGAAGTGCACAACATCGCCAAAGGCAAGGAGTTGAAGGAGCGCGTGCAGGAGTTGTTGAAGGTAGTGGGCCTCAACCCGTATTTCGTCAACCGCTACCCGCACGAGTTCTCCGGCGGCCAGCGCCAGCGCATCGGCGTGGCGCGCGCGCTCGCCGTGAACCCGGACTTCATCGTGTGCGACGAGCCGATCTCCGCGCTCGACGTGTCGATCCAGGCGCAGATTCTGAACCTGCTGGAGGAACTGCAGGAAACGTTCCACCTGACGTACCTGTTCATCTCGCACGACCTGTCGGCGGTGCGTCACATCGCCGATCGCGTGGCCGTTATGTACCTGGGCCATCTCGTCGAGCTGACGGGCCGCGACGAGTTGTACGAGAACCCGCTGCACCCGTACTCGCAGGCGCTGCTCTCGGCCGTGCCGATTCCCGACCCCGCAATCGAGGAAAAGCGCTCGCGTACCATCCTGACCGGCGACGTCCCCAGCCCGGCCCGCCCGCCCGCCGGCTGCACGTTCCATACGCGCTGCCCCGTGGCGATTCAGGGCGTATGCGATAAGTATGCGCCATACTGGCGCGAGGCCGGCAACGGTCACTATGTCGCCTGCTTCCGCGTTCACGAGTATGAAGGTGACCAGGCGGCCAAGAACTAG
- a CDS encoding peptide ABC transporter substrate-binding protein — MKKFSILFALGLLVALVACGAPTPTAAPTTAPAIQPTTAPVVQPTTPPAVQPTAAPTAAPTKPPAPTGPQILRLGRGTYPDVIDPQRSSYGIEIEVLKLCYEGLTALDNKGNIGPGAADKWTIAPDGKSMTFHIRDGLKRADGTAMNASDYEYALKREVDPRVKDKQYMDIVNNIAGADDLIAKEGEKLADADLAKLYAAYGVKADDAKRELTVTFTAPIGFWHYIAYTWVTYPTDKKTSEANQETWWTKADGHKCNGAYTIKSIEEGKRITYEANANYWRGKPKIDRIVATYETDEIKRFEAYKKDEVDEIDVTSAFLDQVNADAKLKAEFVRYPAAITSMIAYNNAIAPFTDKNVRIAFSQAFDREGWVRDVLKGIGKPYTRWVPPGVPGALPDVEGAPKTDQKAAVETLLKNGYGTADGKKIDCAKLGALKITYSGTAQNHARFQFLAGNFVKVFNCAVTLDPVDATVMTALTKDPKTNPQLSRQGWIQDYPHPQNWLSVYWKCAAFAKRYSYCNKDLDAQLAKADQTLDFDASIKEYQKAEAMLLGDVPGAPSNYSENLYLIKPWLTGLKENPSSSDAEWAGEWGPVWNYTVDLTKVPASYPKQ, encoded by the coding sequence ATGAAGAAGTTTAGCATCCTGTTTGCGCTGGGATTGCTAGTCGCGCTCGTCGCCTGCGGCGCACCGACGCCGACTGCTGCGCCGACGACCGCGCCGGCCATCCAACCCACGACCGCGCCGGTCGTTCAGCCGACCACGCCCCCGGCCGTGCAGCCGACCGCCGCACCGACGGCCGCCCCGACCAAGCCGCCCGCTCCGACCGGCCCGCAGATCCTGCGCCTGGGCCGCGGGACCTACCCGGACGTGATCGATCCCCAGCGCTCGTCGTATGGCATCGAGATCGAAGTCCTCAAGCTGTGCTATGAGGGCCTGACCGCCCTGGATAACAAGGGCAACATCGGCCCCGGCGCCGCCGACAAGTGGACGATCGCGCCCGACGGCAAGAGCATGACGTTCCACATCCGCGACGGCTTGAAGCGCGCGGACGGCACGGCGATGAACGCCTCGGACTACGAGTACGCCCTGAAGCGCGAAGTCGATCCGCGCGTCAAGGACAAGCAGTACATGGACATCGTCAACAATATCGCCGGCGCCGATGACCTGATCGCGAAGGAAGGCGAGAAGCTGGCCGATGCCGACCTGGCGAAGCTGTACGCCGCCTACGGCGTCAAGGCCGATGATGCCAAGCGTGAATTGACCGTTACGTTCACCGCGCCGATCGGTTTCTGGCACTACATCGCCTACACCTGGGTGACCTACCCGACGGACAAGAAGACGTCGGAAGCCAACCAGGAGACGTGGTGGACCAAGGCCGACGGCCACAAGTGCAACGGCGCGTACACCATCAAGAGCATCGAAGAAGGCAAGCGCATCACCTACGAAGCGAACGCCAACTACTGGCGCGGCAAGCCGAAGATCGACCGCATCGTCGCCACCTACGAGACCGACGAGATCAAGCGCTTCGAGGCCTACAAGAAGGACGAAGTTGACGAAATCGACGTGACCTCAGCGTTCCTCGATCAGGTCAACGCCGACGCGAAGCTGAAGGCCGAGTTTGTTCGCTACCCGGCGGCCATCACTTCGATGATCGCCTACAACAACGCCATCGCCCCGTTCACCGACAAGAACGTCCGCATCGCCTTCTCGCAGGCGTTCGACCGCGAAGGCTGGGTGCGTGACGTGCTGAAGGGCATCGGCAAGCCGTACACGCGCTGGGTGCCGCCCGGCGTGCCGGGCGCTCTGCCGGATGTCGAAGGCGCGCCGAAGACCGATCAGAAGGCAGCGGTTGAGACGTTGCTGAAGAACGGCTACGGCACGGCCGATGGCAAGAAGATCGACTGCGCAAAGTTGGGCGCCTTGAAGATCACGTACTCCGGCACCGCGCAGAACCATGCGCGCTTCCAGTTCCTGGCCGGCAACTTCGTGAAGGTCTTCAACTGCGCGGTCACATTGGACCCGGTGGACGCGACGGTCATGACGGCCCTGACCAAGGACCCGAAGACCAACCCGCAGCTTTCGCGCCAGGGCTGGATCCAGGACTACCCGCACCCGCAGAACTGGTTGAGCGTGTACTGGAAGTGCGCGGCGTTTGCCAAGCGCTACTCGTACTGCAACAAGGACCTCGATGCGCAACTGGCGAAGGCCGACCAGACGCTGGACTTCGACGCCTCGATCAAGGAGTACCAGAAGGCCGAGGCGATGCTGCTGGGCGATGTGCCCGGCGCGCCGTCGAACTACAGCGAGAACCTGTACCTGATCAAGCCGTGGCTCACTGGCCTGAAGGAAAACCCGTCGTCGAGCGACGCGGAGTGGGCCGGCGAGTGGGGCCCGGTCTGGAACTATACCGTCGATCTGACGAAGGTTCCGGCCTCGTACCCGAAGCAGTAA
- a CDS encoding ABC transporter permease: MGAFYIRRFLAIFPTLLVVIVITFTIMHATPGGPFDVNPDSRTSGPGVQERLMRQYGLDKPWFFNPDATSKAWTGGQGPVAAIGAFFDAQFTSFIVNLAQGKLGPSFRFRGRQVEDVLFDPLTDGAPPWQSRVGTTIALGMIALVFALVVGFPMGLIAALNQNTWIDNVSLFIVTVGVGIPNFVLGLLLILLFASTLGWLKVLEDVSWQDWKGWVLPAFCLSIGTSAFLARLTRSTVLEVMRQDYVRTARAKGLVERVVIWKHIVRNALIPVVTFLGPAFAALTTGSFVIEYTFSVTGIGRLFVESIGRRDYGVIMGLTLIYAAFVAFANLGVDLVYGYLDPRIRLASK, translated from the coding sequence ATGGGTGCATTCTACATTCGCCGTTTCCTGGCGATATTCCCGACCCTACTGGTCGTGATCGTTATTACGTTTACGATCATGCATGCCACTCCGGGTGGGCCGTTCGACGTCAACCCCGACAGCCGCACGAGCGGCCCGGGCGTGCAAGAGCGTTTGATGCGCCAGTACGGCCTCGACAAGCCGTGGTTCTTCAACCCCGACGCGACGAGTAAGGCCTGGACGGGCGGCCAGGGGCCGGTCGCCGCGATCGGCGCGTTCTTTGATGCGCAGTTCACCTCTTTCATCGTAAACCTGGCACAAGGCAAACTGGGGCCGTCGTTTCGCTTCCGCGGCCGCCAGGTCGAGGACGTGCTGTTCGACCCGTTGACCGACGGCGCGCCGCCCTGGCAGAGCCGCGTCGGCACGACCATCGCGCTCGGCATGATCGCGCTCGTCTTCGCGCTCGTCGTCGGTTTTCCCATGGGCCTGATCGCCGCGCTGAACCAGAACACGTGGATCGACAACGTCTCGCTGTTTATCGTCACAGTCGGTGTCGGCATTCCGAACTTCGTGCTGGGGCTCCTGCTGATCTTGCTATTCGCCAGCACGCTCGGTTGGCTGAAAGTGCTGGAGGACGTGTCCTGGCAGGACTGGAAGGGCTGGGTGCTGCCCGCGTTCTGCCTCTCGATCGGCACATCGGCGTTCCTGGCCCGCCTGACGCGCAGCACAGTGCTCGAAGTGATGCGCCAGGACTACGTGCGCACGGCGCGCGCCAAGGGACTGGTCGAGCGCGTGGTCATCTGGAAGCACATCGTGCGCAACGCGCTGATTCCGGTCGTCACGTTCCTCGGCCCGGCGTTTGCCGCGCTGACCACCGGATCGTTCGTCATCGAATACACATTCAGCGTGACCGGCATCGGCCGCCTGTTCGTCGAATCGATCGGCCGCCGCGACTATGGCGTGATCATGGGCCTGACCCTGATCTACGCTGCGTTTGTGGCATTCGCCAACCTGGGCGTGGACCTGGTGTACGGCTACCTCGACCCGCGTATCCGCCTGGCCAGTAAGTAG
- a CDS encoding ABC transporter permease, giving the protein MAQSAQILPHATATVGELLTRKPASLYRDAMIRLVRNRASVAGLVIVAFFSLVALLANVIAPKNALESFPNNSERYPSWVVDANPAKTGRPEFPLGTDSIGRDVLSRVIFGARTSMVVGFIPMILIVTIGTIIGLISGFFGGAVDNFLMRLTDVVYAFPDLLFFIIVMTALRDSWIGGLFNGLFLLFGALAVVNWVGVARLVRGQVLSLKEKEFVEAARAIGASNIQIIFKHLLPNTLSPVIVSAAFLVPQAIVTEATLGFIGVGIRPATDPAAIFPTSWGNTLLEGRLLMLSQPSMLILSSICIAAVLLSFTFIGDGLRDALDPRQKNQS; this is encoded by the coding sequence ATGGCGCAAAGCGCACAAATCCTGCCGCATGCGACGGCGACTGTCGGCGAGTTATTGACCCGTAAACCGGCCAGCCTGTACCGCGACGCCATGATCCGCCTGGTGCGCAACCGCGCGTCGGTGGCCGGCCTGGTGATCGTGGCTTTCTTTTCGCTCGTTGCCCTGCTGGCAAACGTCATCGCGCCGAAGAACGCGCTGGAATCGTTCCCCAACAACTCGGAGCGCTATCCCAGTTGGGTGGTAGACGCCAATCCGGCCAAGACCGGCCGTCCCGAATTCCCGCTCGGCACCGACTCGATCGGCCGTGATGTCTTGAGCCGCGTCATCTTCGGTGCGCGCACCTCGATGGTCGTCGGCTTTATTCCAATGATCCTGATCGTCACGATCGGCACCATTATTGGTCTAATCTCTGGCTTCTTTGGCGGCGCCGTGGACAACTTTCTGATGCGCCTGACCGATGTTGTTTACGCCTTCCCCGACTTGCTGTTCTTCATCATCGTGATGACCGCCCTACGCGACTCGTGGATCGGCGGTCTGTTCAACGGGCTGTTTCTCCTGTTCGGCGCACTGGCGGTCGTGAACTGGGTCGGCGTGGCGCGCCTGGTGCGCGGCCAGGTCTTGAGCCTGAAAGAGAAGGAGTTTGTCGAGGCGGCGCGCGCCATCGGCGCCTCAAACATCCAGATCATTTTCAAGCACCTGCTGCCGAACACGCTCTCGCCGGTCATCGTCTCGGCCGCGTTTCTGGTGCCGCAGGCGATTGTGACCGAAGCGACGCTCGGCTTCATCGGTGTCGGTATTCGCCCTGCCACCGACCCTGCGGCTATCTTCCCCACCTCGTGGGGCAACACGCTGCTGGAAGGCCGCCTGCTGATGCTGTCGCAGCCGTCCATGCTGATCTTGTCGTCAATCTGCATCGCCGCCGTGCTGCTCTCCTTCACCTTCATCGGCGATGGCTTGCGCGACGCGCTCGACCCGCGGCAGAAAAACCAATCGTAG
- a CDS encoding peptide ABC transporter substrate-binding protein, translated as MKKWLALLSLVLWLVACDVTIAPAPTAVPATPEPAATTTPTPIPPTPTPKPVPQVLRLQISQEPSTTDPQQASATDEMEFVRLVFSNLLTYDAQGNLVPDMAADMPVASADGLTYTVKLKPGLLYSDGQPLTARNFEYGWKRQLDPALAADNAFTGYVMVGAEAYASANPKKASKEELQKLRDAVGVKALDDQTLQFRLTARAPYFMAVLAGAAGLPARQDLVEKFGDKWIEPATYIGNGPYLLAEWRRGARIVFTANPRYTRGKPPVERIEITVSDGSAALIGYQNGELDAIRVAGNELAQSLVDAKLKPQLVSRTGGCTFYIGFNTTKPPFDKVAVRRAFAQALDKALYVKDVEKGAGAPANEFVPPGLPGGYADLAVLKFDAAAAKKELAQAGLAPDKLGDVRYGYVASPRNQARADWLQGQLKANLGVAVKADPLDAQTYRNNASKPETLPGLFLYGWCQDYADPQDWYQIFDSRSTAPFRTGWKNDKYDQLVREADRELDPKKRDGLYKQAAQILTDNVPVIFLYHTADNWLVQPHVSGAKQTPLDAFFASTSLMGWKILPH; from the coding sequence ATGAAGAAATGGCTGGCATTGCTATCGCTCGTCCTCTGGCTGGTCGCGTGCGATGTGACCATCGCGCCGGCGCCGACCGCCGTCCCGGCCACACCGGAGCCGGCGGCGACCACCACGCCGACGCCTATCCCGCCCACGCCGACCCCCAAGCCGGTACCGCAGGTCTTGCGCCTGCAAATCAGTCAGGAGCCGTCGACCACCGACCCGCAGCAGGCGTCCGCAACGGACGAGATGGAGTTCGTGCGGTTGGTTTTCAGCAATCTGCTGACCTATGATGCGCAAGGCAATCTTGTGCCCGATATGGCCGCTGACATGCCCGTGGCTTCCGCCGATGGTCTGACGTACACCGTCAAGCTCAAGCCCGGACTGCTCTACAGCGACGGGCAGCCGTTGACGGCCCGGAACTTCGAGTACGGCTGGAAACGGCAGTTGGATCCCGCTTTGGCCGCGGACAACGCTTTCACCGGCTATGTCATGGTCGGCGCGGAGGCGTACGCCTCGGCCAACCCGAAGAAGGCGAGCAAGGAAGAACTGCAGAAGCTGCGCGATGCGGTCGGCGTGAAAGCGCTGGACGACCAGACGCTGCAGTTTCGCCTGACGGCGCGCGCGCCATACTTCATGGCGGTGCTGGCCGGCGCGGCAGGACTGCCGGCCCGCCAGGATCTCGTCGAGAAGTTTGGCGACAAGTGGATCGAGCCCGCGACTTACATTGGCAACGGCCCGTATCTGCTTGCCGAGTGGCGGCGCGGCGCGCGCATCGTCTTCACGGCCAACCCGCGCTATACGCGCGGCAAGCCGCCCGTCGAGCGCATCGAGATCACCGTCAGCGACGGCTCGGCCGCGTTGATCGGCTACCAGAACGGCGAACTCGACGCGATTCGCGTGGCGGGCAATGAACTGGCGCAGTCGCTGGTCGATGCGAAACTCAAGCCGCAACTGGTCTCGCGCACCGGCGGCTGCACCTTCTATATCGGCTTCAACACGACCAAGCCGCCGTTCGACAAGGTGGCAGTGCGGCGCGCTTTCGCGCAGGCGCTCGACAAGGCGTTGTACGTCAAGGACGTGGAAAAGGGCGCGGGCGCGCCGGCCAACGAGTTCGTGCCGCCCGGCCTGCCCGGCGGCTATGCCGACCTGGCCGTGCTCAAGTTCGACGCGGCGGCCGCGAAGAAGGAACTGGCGCAGGCGGGCCTCGCGCCGGACAAGCTCGGCGACGTCCGCTACGGCTACGTGGCCAGCCCGCGCAACCAGGCGCGCGCCGACTGGCTGCAGGGGCAGTTGAAGGCCAATCTCGGCGTGGCGGTCAAGGCCGATCCGCTCGACGCGCAGACCTACCGGAACAACGCTTCGAAGCCGGAAACATTGCCGGGTCTGTTCCTGTACGGCTGGTGCCAGGACTATGCCGACCCGCAGGACTGGTACCAGATCTTCGATTCGCGCAGCACCGCGCCGTTCCGCACCGGCTGGAAGAACGACAAATACGACCAGTTGGTGCGCGAGGCCGACCGCGAACTCGACCCGAAGAAGCGGGACGGCCTGTACAAGCAGGCTGCGCAGATCCTGACCGACAACGTGCCGGTGATCTTCCTGTATCACACGGCCGACAACTGGCTGGTGCAGCCGCATGTCAGCGGCGCCAAACAGACGCCGCTCGACGCGTTCTTCGCCAGCACCAGCCTGATGGGGTGGAAGATACTGCCGCATTAG
- a CDS encoding succinylglutamate desuccinylase/aspartoacylase family protein: protein MPTDIRLGTARAQAGQLTTGRWHAFDHPTGTPEELPVMIAQGLHDGPVFWLTANIHGPELTGIAVIHDLVNADLARRLRGTVVAIPSLSPAGFRVRNRQPYFDAQDPNRLFPDRPRKNGEGQSEHPSMIEQVWARLFEEMRAADYLIDLHNAHYQSVPFSIRDKVFYEADGDRAAAEELQSRTGKLIAAFGLPAVFEFSRKQYLRQKLYRSTSGVALNLLRIPAFTAELGAPNFVDPGVVAAAVNGLHNALVSAGMLDEPVQPMNTPQFDGNVPLRRENHPRAPQTGLLRHHVREGERVRAGDIVAHISDIYGRTLCEVATAHDGWVIGLTGGLQVYKHGVICTLAVADDEPLVMKWDEE, encoded by the coding sequence ATGCCCACAGACATCCGCCTCGGCACGGCGCGCGCGCAGGCCGGCCAGTTGACCACCGGCCGCTGGCACGCCTTTGACCACCCGACCGGCACGCCCGAAGAGCTGCCGGTGATGATCGCCCAGGGGCTGCACGACGGGCCCGTGTTCTGGCTGACCGCTAATATCCACGGCCCGGAACTGACCGGCATCGCCGTCATCCACGACCTGGTCAACGCCGACCTGGCGCGCCGGCTGCGCGGCACCGTCGTCGCGATACCGTCGCTCAGCCCGGCCGGCTTTCGCGTACGCAACCGCCAGCCGTACTTCGACGCACAGGACCCCAACCGGCTCTTCCCCGACCGCCCCAGGAAGAACGGCGAAGGCCAATCCGAGCACCCGTCGATGATCGAGCAAGTCTGGGCGCGCCTGTTCGAGGAGATGCGCGCGGCCGATTATCTGATCGACTTGCACAACGCGCACTACCAGTCGGTGCCGTTCTCGATCCGCGACAAGGTCTTCTATGAGGCCGACGGCGACCGGGCAGCCGCCGAGGAGTTGCAGTCGCGCACCGGCAAGCTGATCGCCGCGTTCGGCCTGCCCGCCGTCTTCGAGTTCAGCCGCAAACAGTACCTGCGGCAGAAGCTGTACCGCTCGACCAGCGGCGTTGCGCTGAACCTGCTGCGCATCCCGGCGTTCACGGCTGAGCTTGGCGCGCCGAACTTCGTTGACCCCGGCGTCGTCGCCGCCGCAGTCAACGGCCTGCACAACGCGCTGGTCAGCGCCGGCATGCTCGACGAGCCGGTGCAGCCGATGAACACGCCGCAATTCGACGGCAACGTGCCGTTGCGCCGCGAGAATCACCCGCGCGCGCCGCAGACCGGCCTCCTGCGCCATCATGTGCGCGAGGGCGAGCGTGTCCGGGCGGGCGATATCGTCGCGCACATCAGCGACATCTACGGGCGCACGCTGTGCGAGGTGGCGACCGCGCACGACGGCTGGGTCATCGGTCTGACCGGCGGCCTGCAGGTCTACAAACATGGCGTCATTTGCACGCTGGCCGTCGCCGACGACGAGCCGCTCGTGATGAAGTGGGACGAGGAATAG